The genomic interval TCCATTTTGTTGTTTACAGTTTAATAGTAGAAACTTTTTCAGATGCAAGTGCTACTATGTATTTCCATATTGCATATTACCTATTTGTTTTAATTGGACTCTTAATTGGTATTTTTCTTATTGAAGCTTTCCATAAATTACATCGCTTAACACAGGATTTATCAAGATTGAATCAAACATTAGCAGAATCAAGGCAAGAACTAAAGGATACTGTTCATGAACAGCAAGGAGGTATTTTTAAGTTTAAAAAGGAGAATGAAAGTTTTATCATCACCTTATGTGATGGACAGTTATATGCTAAAAGTGGCGTCTATCTTGAACAAGTAACAGGTAAAGATTTAAATTCCGTCGCCCCTTTACATTTTGTTCCCCGACTACTGAAATATTATCAAAGGGCATGGGAAGGACACGAAGTCACGTTTGAACTACCATGGCCAAATGATAAAATCTATATTTTCATCTCACTTAGGCCTATTAAACGAGAAGGAAAAGTCATCGAGGTTGTCGGATCTGCTATTGATATAACGGAACGAAAAAAGATGGAAGAGGAATTAAGGATGACTAAAGAACGACTGGAATCATTCATCAGTCATAACACAGATGCGATCATTATATCTGATTTAAAAGGACATATTTTACAAGCTAATAAAGCTTATGAGAAGATGTTGGGTTGGTCTATACAAGAAATCAAGGGACAAACATTACCTTGTGTACCTGATTTTTTAATAGATCGAGCCTTTGAAACTATTCAAAAGATTATATCTGGGGAATCTATAACCACTAAGTTGGAAACAGTTAGACAACGAAAAGATGGAAGTCTTTTCAATATAAGTTTAACGCTTTCACCTATTGTGGATTCAAAGGGAAATGTGATTGCTATATCAACAATCTATAGAGACATTTCCGAAAGAAAAAAAGTAAAAAGAGAACTCCATCATTTACATCAACAATTAAAGGAAAGTGAGATGAAATACCGTGTTCTAGTTGAACATTTACCTGATGCCGTATACTTAGTGGAATTGAATGAGGATCGATATCCATCTCGATTACTTGAAGTAAACCCAGTTGGGTGTGAAAGATTTGGGTACAGTAGAGAAGAACTTCTCTCGATGCCATATGCCGATATTGTTCCTCAAAATTCTACAATGTTCATAAAAATTGTGGAAAAAATCAGCGAAGGAAAATGTTCTTTCACTTTAGAAGACGAATTTGTTTTTAAAAAAACAGGCAAAAAAATAAATACCGAATTTAATGTCCGTGTTTTTAACTTGAATGGAAAGGAAGTTTTACTGCTTATCTCTCGAGATATCACTGAACGCTTAAAAACTGAAGAATTATTACGAAAATCAGAGAAGCTTGCTGTTGTAGGACAATTAGCCACTGCAATTGCCCATCAAGTTAACAATCCTTTAACCGCAATGAAAGGGTTTATGCAATTACTAAAATTAACGGAAAATGAGAACAATCAGCGTTATATAGATGTGGTGTTATCAGAGATGAATCGAATTGAAGGAATTACCAATGAATATTTAACGATAGCTAAACCACAGGCTGTTAAGATTCAACTCAATGATTTACACATGCTAGTAGATCAGGTTATAACGTTATTTCAACCTCAAGCAACGATGAATAACATTCAAATTAGATCAGAGTTTGAATCTGCCATTCCTTTGGTCGCCTGTGAAGGAAACCAATTAAAACAAGTGTTTATCAATATTTTAAAAAATGCAATTGAAGCGATGCCGATAGGAGGAGACGTTTTAATTCAAGTCAATAAGCTTGATGATCATCAAGTATGCATTCGCTTTATCGATCAAGGGTGTGGGATTCCAAAAGAACGTATCCCACATCTCGGAGAACCTTTTTATAGTATCAAAGAAAAAGGGATTGGCTTAGGATTAATGGTCTGTTATAAAATTATTGAAGCACATCAAGGAAAGATCGTTATTGAAAGTGAAATGAATAAAGGAACAACAATTGATGTCATTCTTCCTTTCAATCTCCTTTCTTATCAAGAGGTTCATTGATTTTATTACAGCGAAATGGGGGATTTTGGTGTATTAAAATTCAATAGAAGCATATACCCTTTCATTTCTTTCGAATGCGATGATCAAGAAGACAAAGTAAATGTCATAGATTCTGTATTTGCTGAAATGGTGTTAGACAAGGCTCTGCTTGATTTCCGAAAAGAAAAAATCCAACAGAAAATCAATCAGTCCTTACGAGACAGAAACAAAAGAGAGTTCCTACTATTAACAGAGGAATTAATGAACGTTTCTTAAAATTGTAGTATGTATATCGGCATAATGTTGAGATTAAAAGAAATAAAGTGAGACTTCCATCAGTGGGGGTTTTCTTCATCCCCCACTGATGGTTAGCGTAACTTATCACGCTTAGTACGCCACTTCCTTATGTCTCGCCTGACTTGGACGTCCTGTCCTTCGTCGGATCTTTACGGGCAGTTATCTCCCACTTATCTCCTTTGTTTCTCTCGAATCTTGAAGTAGGAGTCTTACTGCCCGTTAAGAATGGGATAAACTTAATATAATCGAAGATATAAGGAGCAAGGAAGCCCAATCTAATCTTTAAGATATGGGCTTCTTAGTTTGTATATGTAATTTTAAAAATGGTTTAAAAGTGACCTAATTTAAACAAATCTACAGAACCAATCAGGTATTCTACAGGTAAGGCCCATACCGACACACTTCCTCCATTTTGTCTCCTCCTTCAATTGAAAAAGGACTTCCCACAAAAGAGAGAAGCCCTGTATAACATCAGACGCATGTATGTTCTAGTATATAATATATATTTTCGTTCTTTTTCATTAACTATATATGTAAAAGAGACCCTAGTAAAACTAGAGTCTCTCCTAAATAATCTAAAATTAACGAAGAAGTTGTAAAACTCCTTGTGGTTGTTGATTCGCTTGCTTTGCGGCTGTATCTTTCGACTACAGAATAGACTATATCTTCACCCTTGTCTTTTTTCAAGGGGCTGGGCACTTCGAACAGCTTTTGCTGCCCTACGAGATTCATAGCCATAGCTTTTACCTTAGACCGTGTTCTCTAGTCGTTGAACCTTCTCCAGAGTTTCCTCATAGGAGCTTGGCTGCTGATTATCCATTGTTTCATCTTCATCATTTTCAAACCATCACGCTGACCGTTTCCAGTTACGTTGTGGTTGATGAAGCTTTAGGAAGTTCCAGCAATTCACCCAGTTATCCTCTAGCTCGTTACCAAGCTAGACGCCCTCTAATCAATTATCTCAAGAGTTGTAATACGCCTTGAGGCATTTGATTGGATTGAGCCAACATTGCTTGTGCTGCTTGAGAAAGAATAGAATTCTTTGTTTGGTTCATCATTTCTTTCGCCATCGTGCGAACATTTGCTTTCACAAATGACTAGACTATATCTTCACCCTCTAGCAATCTAGTAGGGGTCGGGCACTTCGGATACGCAATGCTGATGTACATTGTTTCACCTATGGATTTCATCATCATAGCTTTCGCCTTAGATGGTCTATCCTAGTCGTTGAACCTTCTCCACTCTTTCGAGACAGGAGCTTGGCTGCTGATTGCCCAATCTTTTCTTTTTTCAAACCATCACGCTTGTCGTTTCCAACTACGTTGTGGTAAGAAAAGCTATAAGGGGTTTCCAGCAATTCACCCGATTATGATCTCTAGCCGTTTCCAACTAGGACGACTGTGCTTGTTACTGCTTACGCAGCTAAAGCATAATCTACGTCACGAACACGTGATTCTGCAGCAGTTAAGTTTTCTGAAGATGTGTTAAGATTATTGATTGTGTGATCCAAACGATTTTGGAAAGATCCTAATTTAGAACGTTCCGCGGATACCTTCTGAATAGCAGTATCAATTGCTTTAATTGCAACGTTTGCTTGTGTT from Metabacillus sediminilitoris carries:
- a CDS encoding PAS domain S-box protein; the encoded protein is MLKDFFINLSIFSFFVSAAIVFQVFTTSKGLKSSYLLGGCYASIVAVILMFFPIRYNEFLYDLRFVPIILSFVYFGHRAGWMTAIGICIAHVYIGGYWITGVVILGGTIFLFILLESLIKNLPSIKRAFFYLAIHFVVYSLIVETFSDASATMYFHIAYYLFVLIGLLIGIFLIEAFHKLHRLTQDLSRLNQTLAESRQELKDTVHEQQGGIFKFKKENESFIITLCDGQLYAKSGVYLEQVTGKDLNSVAPLHFVPRLLKYYQRAWEGHEVTFELPWPNDKIYIFISLRPIKREGKVIEVVGSAIDITERKKMEEELRMTKERLESFISHNTDAIIISDLKGHILQANKAYEKMLGWSIQEIKGQTLPCVPDFLIDRAFETIQKIISGESITTKLETVRQRKDGSLFNISLTLSPIVDSKGNVIAISTIYRDISERKKVKRELHHLHQQLKESEMKYRVLVEHLPDAVYLVELNEDRYPSRLLEVNPVGCERFGYSREELLSMPYADIVPQNSTMFIKIVEKISEGKCSFTLEDEFVFKKTGKKINTEFNVRVFNLNGKEVLLLISRDITERLKTEELLRKSEKLAVVGQLATAIAHQVNNPLTAMKGFMQLLKLTENENNQRYIDVVLSEMNRIEGITNEYLTIAKPQAVKIQLNDLHMLVDQVITLFQPQATMNNIQIRSEFESAIPLVACEGNQLKQVFINILKNAIEAMPIGGDVLIQVNKLDDHQVCIRFIDQGCGIPKERIPHLGEPFYSIKEKGIGLGLMVCYKIIEAHQGKIVIESEMNKGTTIDVILPFNLLSYQEVH
- a CDS encoding IDEAL domain-containing protein yields the protein MVLDKALLDFRKEKIQQKINQSLRDRNKREFLLLTEELMNVS
- a CDS encoding flagellin, giving the protein MAKEMMNQTKNSILSQAAQAMLAQSNQMPQGVLQLLR